One part of the Thermodesulforhabdaceae bacterium genome encodes these proteins:
- a CDS encoding mechanosensitive ion channel domain-containing protein, with translation MKKLILISVVISIFLGGFTSIVLSEQETSTSPALDPEQLDKLSQSLTQAIQEEKIALDSIANRMAEFKRIQNIFVVELDSLNLLLSTYVNIANLSSIGLDDLEKVSSNLKGSLARISERMKEIEEKEEELSELINKTVEQRNVNEQQLKDLKARELSTPAAQTVIKSLGQLTELLKKKEKEFRKLHASYRALIDQAKTSINNGSVLLEKVDEHITKKKREELFQRKQSIFTMLSRESFVQELTQFWTAVTNLASKQFWISQWQVLARTTFVFVVVFLALLVGVEHVLKRISGFLSRTWFLDRVSKLKPFLFAHIQLILSSIGLLGAVVFAQIYFRINGLYDASTPVRFFVLAITVWLFTRWILDFLKIYKEVVGILRDKVFQTYLKVYVHIARWLILLYLFIKEFVGFGSFFISYRLAMELAFLGMLGFFWKECRSILLPILESKKAKIIFFGLVSFSYLVFGGSVLMELLGYTLFVSLWLASWAYTFVFSLWVWMIAQDLIEWERTLKGVVSYLPEDSREYQESLSWLLLRLFWVAFVLGSIIVLLIVWGAKREVLLTTIKLLHTPIPIGNMSFRLISLVYATIIITVTRLVTRKIRHFMKEGLFKYSGLDHGVQESIITITTYIAWLLGIMLALNVIGFSSTSFTVLFGALGVGLGFGLQQIFNNFVSGVIMLIERPIQVGDVVEIGGIRGVVKKVNVRATVVQTFDNASFIIPNSEFISGRIINWSFQDPTIRNSITVGVAYGSDINLVKDTLMEAAINHPKVIKDPPPDVLFKDFGDSALVFSLRFFTHAKDAILTETELRSAIYKLFVERGIEIPFPQRDVHIKSGVIQYQGIESS, from the coding sequence ATGAAGAAGTTGATATTGATCTCTGTGGTCATTTCGATTTTCTTAGGAGGATTTACCAGTATTGTTTTGTCCGAACAGGAAACTTCTACTTCTCCAGCTTTAGATCCGGAACAGTTGGACAAGTTGTCTCAATCCCTAACTCAGGCGATCCAGGAGGAAAAGATAGCTCTAGATAGTATAGCAAATCGGATGGCAGAGTTTAAGCGTATTCAAAATATTTTTGTTGTGGAACTGGATTCTCTTAACTTGCTTCTCTCCACCTATGTTAACATTGCTAATCTTTCCAGTATAGGACTGGATGACTTGGAAAAAGTGAGTAGTAATCTAAAAGGGAGTCTAGCAAGAATCTCCGAGCGAATGAAAGAAATAGAAGAGAAAGAAGAAGAACTTTCAGAACTTATAAATAAAACGGTTGAACAGAGGAACGTAAATGAGCAACAGTTAAAAGATCTTAAAGCTCGCGAATTATCCACTCCCGCAGCTCAGACGGTTATTAAATCTCTTGGACAGCTTACGGAATTGCTTAAGAAAAAGGAGAAGGAATTTAGAAAACTGCATGCCTCTTACCGCGCTTTAATTGATCAAGCTAAAACAAGTATAAACAACGGGTCAGTTCTTCTTGAAAAAGTTGATGAACACATTACCAAGAAGAAACGAGAGGAGCTTTTTCAGAGAAAGCAGTCAATCTTTACAATGCTTTCTCGGGAAAGTTTCGTTCAAGAATTGACCCAATTCTGGACTGCTGTTACCAATCTTGCTTCAAAACAATTCTGGATTAGTCAATGGCAGGTGCTGGCAAGAACAACATTTGTTTTTGTGGTGGTTTTTCTCGCATTACTTGTGGGTGTTGAACATGTTCTAAAACGAATCAGTGGCTTCTTGTCTAGAACATGGTTTCTTGACCGAGTAAGTAAGCTAAAACCTTTCCTGTTTGCTCATATTCAACTGATCTTGTCATCTATAGGATTGTTGGGAGCAGTTGTTTTTGCTCAAATATATTTCCGTATAAACGGGCTGTATGATGCCTCTACACCCGTTAGGTTTTTTGTTTTAGCCATAACCGTATGGCTTTTTACGAGATGGATCCTTGATTTTCTTAAGATTTATAAGGAAGTGGTCGGCATTCTGAGAGATAAGGTCTTTCAAACTTATCTTAAAGTCTATGTCCATATTGCAAGATGGCTAATTCTATTATACCTGTTTATAAAAGAATTTGTTGGCTTTGGAAGCTTTTTTATCTCTTATAGATTGGCTATGGAGTTAGCATTTCTTGGAATGTTGGGTTTTTTCTGGAAAGAATGTCGTTCCATATTATTGCCGATTTTAGAATCCAAAAAAGCAAAAATAATCTTTTTTGGGTTGGTAAGTTTTTCATATCTCGTTTTCGGCGGATCTGTTCTGATGGAACTTCTTGGATATACGCTTTTTGTCTCATTATGGCTTGCAAGCTGGGCTTATACTTTTGTTTTTTCCCTTTGGGTTTGGATGATTGCTCAGGATCTTATTGAATGGGAACGAACCCTTAAAGGAGTTGTCTCTTATCTGCCGGAAGATTCGAGAGAATACCAAGAATCGCTTAGTTGGCTTTTGCTGAGGCTTTTTTGGGTGGCCTTTGTGCTTGGTTCCATAATTGTTCTGTTAATTGTCTGGGGTGCTAAACGGGAAGTTCTACTGACCACTATAAAATTGCTTCATACCCCCATACCTATTGGTAACATGAGCTTTAGGCTCATATCGCTCGTTTATGCAACTATAATTATCACTGTTACGCGTTTAGTAACTCGCAAAATAAGACACTTTATGAAAGAAGGGCTTTTTAAATACAGCGGGCTCGATCACGGTGTTCAAGAATCTATAATAACTATAACGACTTACATTGCCTGGCTTTTGGGGATAATGCTGGCACTCAATGTAATTGGTTTCAGTTCTACATCTTTTACTGTCTTGTTTGGCGCTCTAGGTGTTGGTCTTGGTTTTGGACTTCAGCAAATTTTTAACAATTTTGTAAGCGGCGTTATTATGCTTATTGAACGTCCGATACAGGTTGGAGATGTGGTTGAAATTGGGGGAATTCGTGGAGTGGTCAAAAAGGTTAATGTAAGAGCTACTGTTGTTCAAACTTTTGATAATGCATCGTTCATTATTCCTAACTCCGAGTTTATCAGTGGGAGAATAATAAACTGGAGTTTCCAGGATCCCACAATAAGGAACTCCATAACCGTTGGGGTAGCCTACGGGTCGGATATCAATCTAGTCAAGGATACCCTTATGGAAGCGGCGAT
- a CDS encoding TerC family protein, whose translation MIYNFFSLENLTALITLTAMELVLGIDNIVFIAVVTSRLPARSQSSARRVGLALALIFRIALLSLLFVMTHFTKPLVTILGNEFSVRDVILIAGGLFLIAKATHEIHVKLEGVKEDKSKKSKAISSFSGAIIQIAIIDIVFSLDSIITAIGMARHIGVMILAVVLAVVFMMFFSGVVSAFIERHPTLKMLALSFLLLVGVALVADGFGKHIERGYIYFAMGFSVFVEWLNIKAQARK comes from the coding sequence ATGATTTACAACTTTTTCTCTTTGGAAAACCTCACAGCCCTTATTACTCTAACTGCTATGGAACTAGTTCTGGGCATTGATAACATTGTCTTTATAGCAGTGGTTACTTCAAGGCTCCCTGCTAGGTCTCAATCTTCTGCTAGACGTGTCGGTTTGGCTCTAGCTTTGATTTTTCGCATAGCTCTTCTTTCTCTCTTGTTTGTTATGACTCATTTTACAAAACCTTTAGTAACTATTTTGGGGAACGAGTTTTCTGTGCGTGATGTGATCCTTATTGCAGGTGGGCTTTTTCTTATCGCTAAGGCTACCCATGAAATCCACGTTAAGCTTGAAGGGGTAAAGGAAGATAAAAGCAAAAAATCTAAGGCGATCTCTAGTTTCTCGGGGGCTATAATCCAGATTGCCATTATAGATATTGTCTTTTCGTTAGATTCTATTATCACCGCTATTGGTATGGCAAGACATATTGGGGTTATGATCCTAGCAGTGGTTCTTGCTGTTGTTTTTATGATGTTTTTCAGTGGAGTTGTCTCGGCTTTCATAGAACGTCATCCCACCCTTAAAATGCTCGCTTTAAGTTTCCTACTTTTAGTTGGTGTTGCCCTAGTAGCTGATGGCTTTGGAAAACACATAGAACGAGGATACATCTATTTTGCCATGGGCTTTTCGGTTTTTGTTGAATGGCTTAACATAAAGGCTCAAGCGAGAAAATAA